The Nitrospira sp. genome has a window encoding:
- a CDS encoding alkaline phosphatase family protein gives MKTMSFVIALLLTGASAWAATAHAVPATPSSSSEQTVPEHVILFVLEGIDQPALKAGPMPVLSRLVNQGSATWSAKTVTPPLRLPAMASLLTGLPVEKHGITWDAFEFSRGYPRPPTVFDYLDLSGGRDSAIFFMDESLYQLAKPEPYTDYQMCGPLKPECSPERLVSYIKQYFKKAASGHGYGHAILALPHLLVVHLPDGGRAGVAQGWTSTDYRAALRSVDRAMGSVLEIFKEHGLLTRTTVLVTSLSGTGAAPSQSTTVSSLVPWIASGAGIKSGHAIRQSVSLVDTGATVLRALQLETHTEWDSRAVEEIFRDTSVVSVIPTKGR, from the coding sequence ATGAAGACTATGTCCTTCGTCATCGCCTTGCTTCTGACCGGTGCGTCTGCCTGGGCAGCGACGGCTCACGCCGTTCCCGCGACACCTTCATCTTCGTCGGAACAGACGGTTCCTGAGCATGTGATTCTGTTTGTGCTGGAGGGCATCGATCAACCGGCACTCAAGGCGGGGCCGATGCCGGTGTTAAGTCGGCTGGTGAACCAGGGATCGGCGACGTGGTCGGCCAAGACCGTCACGCCCCCTCTCCGGCTGCCCGCGATGGCCTCCCTCCTCACCGGACTGCCGGTTGAAAAACACGGCATCACCTGGGACGCGTTTGAATTCAGCCGAGGCTATCCCCGGCCTCCGACGGTCTTCGATTATCTCGACCTCAGCGGCGGACGAGACAGCGCCATCTTTTTCATGGACGAATCGCTGTACCAGCTGGCAAAACCGGAACCCTATACGGATTACCAGATGTGCGGGCCGCTCAAGCCTGAGTGCAGTCCTGAGCGGCTCGTCTCCTACATCAAGCAGTATTTCAAGAAGGCCGCGAGCGGGCACGGATACGGGCATGCGATTCTGGCGCTGCCGCATCTCCTCGTGGTGCATCTGCCGGATGGAGGGCGCGCCGGTGTCGCGCAGGGCTGGACCTCGACGGACTACCGCGCGGCGCTCCGGTCGGTGGATCGGGCCATGGGGTCGGTGCTGGAGATCTTCAAAGAACACGGACTGCTCACGCGCACCACGGTGCTCGTCACGTCCTTAAGTGGAACCGGCGCGGCGCCGAGCCAATCCACGACAGTCTCATCGCTCGTCCCATGGATTGCCTCCGGCGCCGGGATCAAGAGCGGACATGCGATTCGTCAGTCCGTCTCCCTTGTCGATACCGGAGCCACCGTATTGCGGGCGCTTCAACTTGAGACCCATACCGAGTGGGACAGCCGTGCAGTCGAGGAGATCTTTCGCGACACCAGTGTTGTCTCCGTTATTCCAACGAAGGGACGGTGA